Genomic DNA from Brenneria izadpanahii:
GACGGATTGAGAACGACTGAGCCGTCATGATTAAAGCCGTTCATGCCGGGCAGCATGATCTGATAGCCGGCGAAAGGGAGCACTGTGTGCTTGACCAGCGCCGCCTGAATCTGCCGCGATTCGGCGCGATACTCCGGCTCCTGCCATTTATCCGCGGCCAGCAGCAGCGCCCATGCAATAAGCGTATCGCCGTCGGAGGCGTTATTCTTATCGGTGACTTTCTCCTGCGCGGCCGGATCGTAGCGCCAACTGAACAGACCGGTTTCCGGCTGGTAAAGCGTGCTTTTGGTCCAGCGCCATAGACCGTCAAAGGTGGTCCGGTCATCATTGAATACCGCCAGCAACAGGGTAAACCCCTGCCCTTCAGTATGGCTGATGTTATGGTTGCCGGTATCCGCTACCCGGCCTTCCGGCAAAATGTAGCGCTGCTTGAATTGGCTCCAGCCGCTATCCTGCGCCAGCGCGACGCCGCACAGCAAACTCCATAGCAATAATATCGAAATGCCTTTTATCCGCTGTGACGACATTGCAGTTGCTCCTGGCGTTACAAACCGCCTTTATAAAGAAAAACTAAAGTATGTCCTGAAACGTTATCCGATTGCCAGCGCACCGCGACATGAGGATGACCGCCCTGGGACAGCAGCCATTCGCTGTAGACGCCTTCCAGCA
This window encodes:
- a CDS encoding glycosyl hydrolase family 8, with product MSSQRIKGISILLLWSLLCGVALAQDSGWSQFKQRYILPEGRVADTGNHNISHTEGQGFTLLLAVFNDDRTTFDGLWRWTKSTLYQPETGLFSWRYDPAAQEKVTDKNNASDGDTLIAWALLLAADKWQEPEYRAESRQIQAALVKHTVLPFAGYQIMLPGMNGFNHDGSVVLNPSYFLFPAWQAFYRDSHLKVWSDLQRDALRLLGRMTFGQPRLPTDWVTLSADGKMMPAADWPPRFSFDAVRIPLYLRWARADERALTPFRLYWQRFTREKTPAWINVATGEQAEYPLTGGMMAIRDITLGQDNLVGDRLLLEEDYYSASLHLLAWWAIR